The DNA segment TGCAGGCGTTCAGACGGCCTGTCTATTCTTCCATTATATTCAGATTAGGCGATTCTTCAGAATTCGAAATAGTCAAATCACGGATAGAAAATGACCCGCGTCTTACGTTAGAGGCAATGCGTGAAACGAGATATTATGAAAAACAGTCGGAGATGATGGCAAAATTTCTGCGTATTTTAGGTGTATCCCTGACGGTAATTTTTTCGCTTGGTGCAGTTATCGGCGCAATGATTACCATGTACGCTGCCGTGGCCAACAGAACCGGTGAAATCGGCGCCTTGCGAGCCCTCGGCTTTCAGAAGGGGAATATACTGACTTCTTTTCTTATAGAGTCTTTGCTCCTCGGATTTATCGGCGGCTCCATCGGCTTGTTTTTTGCTTCCTTTCTACAGATGCTCACAGTTTCGACAATGAACTTCCAGACTTTTTCAGAGCTTGCATTTACCTTCTCATTAACCTTCAAGATTATTTATGAAGCTATGGCCTTCTCGCTGATAATGGGCCTTGTCGGTGGTGTACTCCCTGCGGTGAAGGCAGCACGGATGAATATTGTGGAGGCATTAAGGGCCATCTGATACGGTTACGTTTGAAGGTTCTTTATGAGTAAGCCAAAGTCCTTGCAATCGCTTGTGCTCTCATCATCCACTATCAGGTTGAAACGATCCATCCGTTCTTAGATGGAAGGTTAAAGAGGGCCCTTGCGTTTTGGGATGTCACCTTTCCCACCTCTTCGAGAGACAGCCCCTTTATTTCCGCTATCCTCCCTGCCGTATGAACGATGTAGGCCGGTTCATTTCTCTCTCCCCGGTGGGGATGGGGAGAGAGGTAGGGCGCATCCGTTTCCAGGAGGAGACCGGTCAGGGGAATAAGTCCTGTCACCTCCTGAAGCCTTACTGCATTCTCAAAGGTGACCGTCCCCGGGATGGAGATATAGAATCCCATATCGAGACACCTTTTAGCCATGTCATAGTCCCCCGAAAAACAGTGGAAGACACCTCCCCTTTCCCTCCAGCCCTTGAGCATCTCCAGCATCTCCCTATGGGCATTCCGATCATGGATGATAATGGGCAGGCGGAGTTCACCGGCCAGTTCGAGCTGCTCCCCGAACCTCTTGATCTGCACCTCCTTTGGGGACAGATTACGAACAAAGTCAAGGCCGATCTCCCCATAGGCCACGACTTTGTCCATCTTTGCCAGTTCCCTGAGGGAGTCATAAGTCAGGTTGACGATGTCCTTTACGTCGTGGGGATGAATACCGATGGTGGCATAAACCGCCTCATATTGACCGGCAAGGGAGATAGCCTCTCTGGAGTCATCAAGGGTCGTCCCGACAGTTACCATCAAATCCACACCTGCCTCTTTCGCCCTCCTGATTATCTCGTCCCTGTCCCGGTCGAATGCATCCATCGTGAGATGTATATGGGAATCTATAAACATAATGACTTCCCTGTCTGCTAAATTCGATGTGGGGACAGTA comes from the Syntrophales bacterium genome and includes:
- a CDS encoding TatD family hydrolase, which produces MFIDSHIHLTMDAFDRDRDEIIRRAKEAGVDLMVTVGTTLDDSREAISLAGQYEAVYATIGIHPHDVKDIVNLTYDSLRELAKMDKVVAYGEIGLDFVRNLSPKEVQIKRFGEQLELAGELRLPIIIHDRNAHREMLEMLKGWRERGGVFHCFSGDYDMAKRCLDMGFYISIPGTVTFENAVRLQEVTGLIPLTGLLLETDAPYLSPHPHRGERNEPAYIVHTAGRIAEIKGLSLEEVGKVTSQNARALFNLPSKNGWIVST